From the Companilactobacillus ginsenosidimutans genome, the window GAAGTATTCGTAGTCAGTGCAGTTATCTTAGTAATCGTTGGACCAGTTATCACATTCTTAAGTTCACTTCTAGCAAGTGGAATCGTGGCATTACTAAGCTTCAGTCCCGCACTATCAGGATTAATAATCGGTGGATTCTATCAATGCTTGGTTATCTTCGGACTACACTGGGCAGTTATTCCAGTCGTTGCCAACCAAATAGCAACAGATGGACACTCAGCATTGAATGCCATCGTTTCAGCAACAATGGTTGCCCAAGGTGCCGCCGTAATGGCAGTATTCTTCAAAACAAAGAAAAACCTAGCAATCAAACAAATTGCTGGTGCCGCAACACTTTCAGCCTTCGCTGGAATTACAGAACCAGCAATGTATGGTATTAACTTGAAATACGGAAGAGTCTTTTGGACAGCCAACATCGGTGGTGCCGTAGGTGGATTATTAACAGGACTACTACACGTTGACATGTGGGGCTTCGCCGGATCACTAATCGGATTCGCCTCATTCATCAATCCAAAAGGAATAGACTCAAGCTTCACAGGATACCTAATAGCATCAGCAGCCGCATTAATAGTTTCCTTCACAATGACATACTTCTTCGGATTCAAGGAAGATGACCTTGAACAAAAAGTACACACAGTAGAAAAAGTAAGATTAGGAAGCCGTGAACCAGCTGTAAGTAAATAAGTAACAATAGATTCAAAAAAATCGTCAATGCGAAAGCAAGACGATTTTTTTGTACCATAATTTGATTTACTACTTTATATAGAAGAAACAAGAAAAAAAGTTCGAAGCGGATTTATTGTCTTTGGAAATCTGTCCCGAACTTCATAATGTACTTTACCTTAAAAAAAGGTCTTGATTTAGGTTCTAAATGTTTAATGGAGATTAGAAGTGAACCTCAGATAAAACCAGTCCACAACACCACCCCCACAAATAAATGAGTATGCATAAAACTCAGTTCGCAGGGTCGGCGTATTCGGCCTCAGTACTGAAATTTTGGTTAGTTGGGGAATTATCCCAACTTACCCAAAAGGCCAAGTTTGGAGACACTTCGAACTATGAAGTGGCTTCAAATTGTGCCCAGTACGTTCCAGGCCGCAATACGCCGACCCGGAGAACGGAATTGAACCACCAACAATTACTCCTTTTCCAAATAATCGTTTAAGAACTTCTCCACATCTGAAGAATCATTAGCCGTAAACCCATCAACAAGCACAGCACCACGTTTACGACAAATCTTCTCAATAAAAGGCACACTAACATCAATCGAACTAGAACCACTAGTAGTAAAAGGAATAATATCCTTTTTAGCAATCTTAGTTTTCTTCAAAAACTCATCAATTAATAAAGGTGGACGCTCATACCATGTTGGAAATCCAAGAAAAATAGTTGAATACTTCGATACATCATATTTCTTGTCCAATTCGGGTAATTTATTATCAGCGATTTCTTCTTGTACAAAATCGGTTAAGGCTTGGTAGTCAGTAGGGAATGCATCCTTTGGATGAATACCCATCATATCTGAATCAGTCTTGTAAGCAATCTTTTCAGCTGCTTTTTTGGTAATGCCTGAGTTGGAGTAATATACTACGACACTTTCGTTTGCCATAAAATCCCTCCTAAATAATACTAATCATTCATAAATGAGTGATTACATCTCTATTGTAGAACTCTTCAGAATCCATTCAAGTACACTACTAACAACTTTTTTCAAAAATTTACTTGCATTAAAGCCTAGTCGAAGGTCTATATTATAAGTATAGAAAAAATCAAGTTGTAAACGAAGTGACTAATATGCAAGAAACTACTTACTATTCAGTAATGAAAAAAGATGAGCTTGCTTTACCTTGGACCAATGATGCACAGCAAGTCCTTGAATTACTAAAGAATGATAAAGATGCCATGTTGATGAGTATGACTGGAAAAGAAGACGAGAATACTCGCGAATGGATAGAACATGGAATGATCGAAACTTTCGAGCAGGAGACTCTTGACCAGTTAGTCGGATCTCAAAAAGAGAAAAATATGTATCTCGACAATGCATTTACAATTATGGACGATTTAGACAAAAAGGGGAGTGACGCTCATTCTCCATATGTCAGCGCCCTTTATCTGGTCGCCGCATTATCTCGAAAGTTGATGATGCCTGAGAAGATGACTTGGATTTTGGGAATGGCTGTTGCCTATGGTGTGGGATTTAATGGCAAGATAAACCAGGCAGATTATGG encodes:
- a CDS encoding flavodoxin codes for the protein MANESVVVYYSNSGITKKAAEKIAYKTDSDMMGIHPKDAFPTDYQALTDFVQEEIADNKLPELDKKYDVSKYSTIFLGFPTWYERPPLLIDEFLKKTKIAKKDIIPFTTSGSSSIDVSVPFIEKICRKRGAVLVDGFTANDSSDVEKFLNDYLEKE